Proteins from one Halalkalicoccus subterraneus genomic window:
- a CDS encoding NUDIX hydrolase, with amino-acid sequence MYGPGADYSQKAYAYVTRANGDGRQLLVFRERADPDAGVQVPKGGIEAGETPDRAVRRELHEEAGLDHDRPVYHLASDRYRRADGKRVARHFFHFPVTESRDEWIHEVDGDGEDSGLVYELFWQPLPLSSDLAAGMDAYVPLVQR; translated from the coding sequence ATGTACGGTCCGGGCGCGGACTACAGCCAGAAGGCCTACGCATACGTGACGAGAGCCAACGGCGACGGCCGTCAACTCCTCGTTTTTCGTGAGCGTGCAGACCCCGACGCCGGGGTTCAGGTCCCGAAAGGGGGTATTGAAGCGGGCGAAACGCCCGACCGCGCGGTCAGACGTGAGCTCCACGAGGAGGCCGGACTGGACCACGACCGGCCCGTCTACCACCTCGCCTCGGATCGCTACCGGCGGGCGGACGGCAAACGCGTCGCGCGACACTTCTTTCACTTTCCCGTCACGGAGTCGCGCGATGAGTGGATCCACGAGGTAGACGGCGACGGCGAGGACTCGGGGCTCGTTTACGAACTGTTCTGGCAGCCTCTCCCGCTTTCGTCCGATCTGGCCGCCGGGATGGACGCGTACGTCCCGCTCGTTCAGAGGTAA
- a CDS encoding nuclear transport factor 2 family protein, whose protein sequence is MNAEEVVREYYDALRAGDPLVEFFAAGDVVKVGISERLVGSQRVAEGLREQTETTSDWIVESRDLHVTERESVAWFADTVRMAWTTDEGERHDFETRWSGTLECGDDGWQFVGMHVSTPREI, encoded by the coding sequence ATGAACGCCGAGGAGGTCGTGAGAGAGTACTACGACGCGCTCCGGGCGGGCGACCCGCTCGTCGAGTTTTTCGCCGCCGGCGACGTGGTGAAGGTCGGGATCTCCGAGCGGCTCGTCGGCTCCCAGCGAGTGGCCGAGGGCCTTCGCGAACAGACCGAGACCACGAGCGACTGGATCGTCGAGAGTCGGGACCTTCACGTCACGGAGCGCGAGTCGGTCGCGTGGTTCGCCGACACGGTGCGGATGGCCTGGACCACGGACGAGGGCGAGCGCCACGACTTCGAGACCCGCTGGAGCGGGACGCTCGAATGCGGGGATGACGGGTGGCAGTTCGTCGGGATGCACGTCAGCACCCCCCGGGAGATCTGA
- a CDS encoding zinc-dependent metalloprotease, whose translation MNPLRSLRTISRASGDGPVDWAAVGTAAKDVTSPGSLELTDGEVEGYRADVTAARRSIRELAAVSFDLPKTIEIQNRHHWIDANVSTFRRVMAPIETHTDVFFPDASRVLNTGSTTLMLSFLGKNVLGQYDPLLLAEGDADHALYFVHPNIRRVATELDVDEDRFRRWIAFHEVAHAAEFGAAPWLSTHLESEMERGIGALANGRFDRDAFRELDAAMTAVEGYAELIMDRAFDDEYADLREKLDERRQGGGPLARLMRRLLGLGLKRRQYERGKAFFETVADVRGIEGASAVWESPETLPSSDELDEPTKWLARID comes from the coding sequence GTGAATCCCCTTCGCAGTCTCCGCACTATTTCACGGGCCTCCGGCGACGGCCCCGTCGACTGGGCTGCGGTCGGCACGGCCGCAAAGGACGTTACCTCCCCAGGCTCGCTCGAACTCACCGACGGCGAGGTCGAGGGCTACCGAGCGGACGTCACGGCCGCGCGCCGCTCCATTCGCGAGCTCGCAGCGGTCTCGTTCGACCTCCCGAAGACCATCGAGATCCAGAACCGCCACCATTGGATCGACGCCAACGTCTCGACGTTCCGGCGGGTGATGGCCCCCATCGAAACCCACACCGACGTGTTCTTTCCCGACGCCTCGCGCGTCCTCAACACGGGTTCGACGACGCTCATGCTCTCGTTTCTCGGCAAGAACGTGCTGGGCCAGTACGACCCGCTCCTCCTCGCGGAAGGCGACGCCGACCACGCGCTGTACTTCGTCCACCCGAACATCCGCCGGGTGGCGACCGAACTCGACGTCGACGAGGACCGCTTTAGGAGATGGATCGCCTTCCACGAGGTCGCCCACGCCGCCGAGTTCGGGGCCGCACCGTGGCTCTCGACGCATCTCGAAAGCGAGATGGAACGGGGGATCGGGGCGCTCGCGAACGGTCGATTCGACCGCGATGCCTTCCGCGAACTCGACGCGGCGATGACCGCCGTCGAGGGCTACGCCGAGCTGATCATGGACCGGGCGTTCGACGACGAATACGCCGACCTCCGCGAGAAGCTCGACGAGCGCCGTCAGGGCGGCGGCCCGCTCGCTCGACTCATGCGCCGCCTGCTCGGGTTGGGACTCAAACGGCGCCAGTACGAGCGCGGCAAGGCCTTCTTCGAGACGGTCGCCGACGTCCGCGGGATCGAAGGTGCGAGCGCCGTCTGGGAGTCGCCCGAGACGCTCCCGTCGAGCGACGAACTCGACGAGCCGACGAAGTGGCTCGCACGGATCGATTAG